ACGATCGCGATATCCCAATGCGCCGTGCCGTCACCGAGCGCCCTGCCGGAGGCGGTGATGCGCACCCGGCCACGCTCCGTGAACTTGATGGCGTTGTTGAGCAGGTTGGTGACGATCTGGCGGATGCGACCGGCATCGCCGACCACGTCGTCGACACCGCCGGTCTCCAGCTCGACTACGATCGCCAGTCCCTTGGCTTCCGCGCTGGCGCGCATGAGTTCCGCAACTTCCGAGACCAGGGTGCTCATGCGCAGCGGATGCGTCTCGATCTCGAGCTTGCCGGCCTCGATCTTGCTGAAGTCGAGGATGTCGTTGATGATCGCCATCAGCGACTGTCCCGAGTTGAAGATGATGCTGGCGTACTCACGCTGCTCGGCCGTCAACGGCGTGTCGAGCAGGACCCCGGTCATCCCGAGCACGCCGTTCATCGGCGTCCTGATCTCATGGCTCATGTTCGCCAGGAAATCGCTCTTGGCCTGGTTGGCGGCGTCCGCCTTCTCCTTGGCCACCGTACGTTCGCGGATCTGGTCGAGCATCTCGTTGAAGGCATCCACGAGCACACTGAGCTCGCGGTCGGCGGCAGGCGGCGCACGGAGTGTGAAGTCCTGTTCATGCGACACGCGGCGCGCGACGACGGCCAGGTCAGACAACGGCCCGGTGATGCGGCGCTGCAGGCGATGCACGAGCACGACGGCCGCCAGCGTCACCAGCAGGCAACCGAGTCCGATGACGGCGGCGTAGGCCGTCTGCTGCCGATGGTGGGCGTCGAGGCTGCCCATGACGACGATGGTGCCGACCCGTTCCCCCTGCCAGACGACCGGCGCGCTGACCATGGTCGGCTCGTCGCTCGCGACACCGGTTTCGCCGGCGAATTGCACCGGGGTCCTGGTCACCTCGCCGAAGGCGGCAAAGGAGCGACCATCGGCGTCGTAGAGTCGCGCCCCGACAACCTGCGGCAGCACGCGCAGCGAGGCCAGGCTGCCGCGCGCGAACTCCCGGTCGTCGAAGACGAGCGACGCGGCGCAGTTGGCGGCAACGATCGACGCCACACTCTGCTGCTGGTCGCGCAGGCGCGTCTGCTCGCGCCGGGCCTGGTCCACGGTCACGATCAGGGCCACAAGGGTCATGGCGATGATCACCGGCAGCGTGGCGATCAGGCTCAGCCGGCGGCTGAGCGAGGCATTGAAGTCGAGCTTCACTCAGTCGCCCCCTTCCACGATCTCGGCCACCTTCAGCAGTTGCGAACTGAAACGCAGGCCGGCCCGTTCCGCCGCCTCGCGGTTGACCCGAAGCTGGATGCGATTGCGGTCGCGCCGCAACTGCACCATGCCGCCGGCCTCGCAGAAGCCGTCGACATCGCTGACGGTCAGCAACGGGTGCCCGGCAAGCGAGTCCAGGACGGACCTGATGTCGGCCTGGCGCGAGCGCGAGATGTAGACGATCTGCGCCTCGGTGGCGGCGGCGGCGGACATCGGGTCGCGCAGCACGAGCGAGCGACGACGCAACTCCTTTCCCGCGAGTCCGGTCAGGGACGGATCCGACGCGTCGTGCCCGATCACGCCGATCACGAAATTCGTCGGCGGGAGGGAGCCTTCGGGCCAGGAGGTGGTGAGCGCCAGGTTGAAGACGATGCCCGCCTTGATCTGCGCCTCCGGCGTGACAGGTTCGGACGGCAAGGCAGGCACGGACGTGACCGCCAGTGCCAGCGCCATGACAGCGGCAATGCTCCGCGTGCGGACCACGACCCGCCTTCCACCCTTGGACACCACTTGCCGATGCGGACGCCGGGCTGCCAAACACCCCCGGCGACCCGACCGGGCCGAAATTGATACCCTGCGGTTATCGGCAGGGAACGAGGCGCTATAAGGACAAATAGGACTCAACAAGGCTCGGTGAGCAGCCGATATCCCGCTGGCGAGGGACGCTCCTGAGCCGGATCTGACCGGCGCGCCCAGGGCCGCCCCGGAACTGACGGGAACGCATCGTGAGCAGACCAGGAAGCGCTATCGGGGCGCCTGCCCTCCTTCTGTGTGCGCTGGCCGCAACGGCGCCGGCGTCCGCCCAGCCGTCGACGGTATCCGGCACGGCCACCGACTACACCGAATTCGACCTCGGCCAGTTGACGGACATGGATGTGGTCTACGGTGCGTCCAGCTACGACCAGAAGATCACCGACGCGCCCGCGGCCGTCACGGTGATCACGGCCGAGGAGATCGCCGCGCACGGCTACCGCACGCTGGGCGAGGTACTGGCTTCGGTTCGCGGCTTCCATGTGACCAACGACCGCTCCTACGACTACATCGGCGTTCGCGGCTTCGGGCGTCCGGGCGACTACAATACGCGCGTCCTGGTTCTCCACGACGGGCATACGGCCAACGACATCATCTATGGAACCGCCTCGGCCGGTGCCGAACTCGCCGTGGATCTGGCCATGGTCAAGCGCATCGAGGTCATCCGTGGCCCTGGCAGTGCGCTGTACGGCGCCGGGGCCTTCTTCGCGGTGATCAACCTGGTGACCTGGGACGGCGACGAATGGGATGCGACCGAGGCCGGCATCGAGTACGGCAGCCGGCAGCGCCAGGGCGTCCGGGCCGCCTGGGGCGGACAGGTGGGCGACAAGGGCAGCCTGTTGCTGGCCGCCGACGGCTTCCGGACCGACGGCGACGACATCCATTTCGCGGAGTATGACGACCCGTCCACCAACAACGGACTGTCGGTCGACGGCGACCGGGAAGAGGCCGGACACGTCTTCGCGAAGTACCGGCGCGGCGGGATCCAGCTCACGGCGAACTGGATGCGCCGGGACAAGCGCATTCCCACCGGCGAATGGGGCATGATTTTCGATGACGACGGCGCCATGATCCGCGACGAGAGGACGGCCGTCGACCTCTCGGGAAGCCATCCGCTGTCGGATGCCGCCGCGGTGCGCGCCCGCATCGCCTATGACGACTACGAATGCACAGGTGACTATCCGCTCGACAACGCCGCGGAGGGCCAGCCCGAGGAACGGCAGGTCCAGCACGAAGTGGCCAGGGGACGCTGGTGGAGCGGCGAGATCCAGTGGAACGCCCACCTGAAGAGCCACCGCCTGGTCGCCGGCGTCGATGCGCGCCGCTCGGCGGCCGCCAGCCAGTCCAGCGTCATCGTGGAGCCGTTCGAGTCGCTTCTGGACCAGGAACACCTGCACGAGAACTTCGGGGTCTATGTGCAGGACGAGTGGGCGCCGTCCGGCCGGGTTTCCGTGTACCTGGGCCTGCGACATGATGCCTACCGCAGTTTCGGCGGCACCCTGTCACCGCGCTGCGGGCTGGTCGCGCACCTGGACGAGCTGACGACGGTCAAGCTGCTCTACGGCGAAGCCTTCCGGTCCCCGAACGCCTATGAGCTGTACTACGGGGATGGGCTGTCGCAGAAGGGCAACCCGGATCTTGAACCGGAACGCATCCACACCTGGGAAGCCGTCGGCGAACGCGACCTGGGTGATCACGTGCGGCTGGGCCTTTCGGTGTTCGACAACCGGATCGAGGAGCTCATCGAGCAGTACATCGACCCGGTCGATACGCTTCTCGTGTTCCGCAACGCGGGCGATGCCCGTACTTTCGGCGCCGAACTGGACCTCGATGCCCGCCTGCTTCCGGGCCTGCGTGGGCGCCTCAGCGTCAGCGCACAGCGTGCCGAGGACCGCGCCACGGGCACGCTCCTGACGAACGCTCCGGCCCGTCTGGTGAAACTGAACCTCTCGACGCCGCGCCAGGGCAAGGCCGTGGCCGGCGCGCTCGAGTTTCAGCACCTCAGCCGAAGGGCCACGCTGGCCGGCAACCACGCGCCGGCCTGCGCGGTGGTCAACCTGGACCTGACCTGGTGGACGCCACTGAGGGGACTGCAGGTCGACCTGGGCCTGGACAACGCCCTGGACCAGCGCTACGGCGACCCGGGCGCGGAGCATCAGCTGCAGGATGTGCTGGCGCGCGCGGGCCGCCGCCTGAACGCGCGCGCCACGCTTCGCTGGTAGGAACGGCCCGAACGGGTGGTCCGGCAGGATCCGTCACCCACCCTCACGACTTCAGTCGCCGCTCAGGTAGTCGGCCAGCCGCTGCCGGCTATGCTCGTCCTCATGGCAGTAGACGCAGAGATTCTCCCAGTTCGAACCATCGGCGGGGTTGTTGCGGTCATTGCCGTCCTTGTGGTGGACGGTCAGCAGGTGCCGGTCCTTCTCGGTGAACTCGCGGGCGCACTTCGCACAGATCATCCCGTGCATCGCCAGCGACAATTCCCGGTAGTTGGAACGGGGCGAGGCCAGCGACTTCAGTTCCTTGAGCCTCTTGGCGATCTCTTCGGGCGTCGGTGCCTTGGCCGGCCCGCGCTTCTTGCCGCCCCTGCGATAGGATCCGCCCAGCGACATGTCCTGCCCCCCGGGTCGATGCGATGGTGTGCCTGCTCCGGGACATGGTAACGCCTGCCGGCGGTCATGTCGCGGTCACAGTGTCGCGGTCACAGTGTCGCGGTCACAGTCCACATCCGCGACGGCCCCGGCCGGGCGCCGCATCAGGTGATCGGCAATCCGGCCGGGGCCGCTGGGCGCTGCTGGTGCAGGGGCCGGCTATTTCGCGAGCGTCAGTTTCACGGTCTCGCGGACATCGCCGGCTTCGACCGTCGCGACATAAACGCCGGCCGGCACGACCAGGCCGTCATCGCCCATGCCGTCCCAGGCCCTCTCGTGGCGACCGGCCGCCAGCGCGGCGCCGTCCTCGATCACGCGCACCAAGCGGCCGCCGGCATCGTGCACCGACAGGCGCACGTTCGCGTCCGCAGGAAGCGTGAAGCTGATCAGGGTGCGCGGATTGAACGGATTGGGCGCACTGCCGAGGGCCAGCGGGCCTCGTGCCGGCACCTGGTCCACGCCCGAAGTGTTCTGCACGATCACCGTGCCGGACATCCCCATGAGCTCATGCGGACGGCAGAAGTAGGGCACGGTGCCGGCCGTCGTGAACGTGAAGGAGAACGTCGGGTTGAAGGAGTTGAGCGCCCCGTCGAACCTCCGGCCCACGTTCGGGTCGGTGGAACCGGTCCCGTTGGTGACCGTGTGGGAAAAGCTGGTCCATTGCCAGGTGACGGTGTCGCCGACGTTGATGACCAGGACATCGGGCGAGAAGGCGAAGGCGTCCTGCTGGACGAAATGGGTCGCCGCGGTGACGGGCAGGGCCGCCGTCAGCAGTGCCAGCACAGTGGCCGTGAATGCGTTGCGGATATTCATGCGCTCCCTCCAGGGCAGGTTGATGCCGTACCGGCAGGGGCCGGCTTGGCGTATTTCGAGGGACCGCAGGGTGGATGATAATAGCGATAAATCCCGTCCGCAATCATACGATTGCGCAACTGATGGACTGGGTCGCACAGGAGCGGAATCCGGCGGGGACGTCCGCACCGGCAAAGGAACCGCCCCGCCACCTTGCGGCAGCGGGGCGATATCCGTCATTGCGTGGGCCGGAACTACCAGCGGCCGCCGCCGCCACCGCCGCCGCCACGGCCACCGCCGTAACCGCCACGGCCGCCGCCGCCGCCACCGCCGCCGCCGCCACCGCCGCGCGGACGGTCCTGGGCCTCGTTGACGCGGAGGGCGCGGCCGCCCAGTTCCTTGCCGTCGAGGGCCTGGATCATCGCCTGAATGGCGTCATCGTCGACTTCGACGAAGCCGAAGCCGCGGGGACGGCCCGTCTCGCGGTCATTGATCAGCGCCACCGAGTGAACGGTGCCATGCTGGCCGAACAGTTGGGAAATCTCGTCCTCGGTCGCGCTGAAGGGCAGGTTGCCCACGTACAGTTTCTTCACGGTCGTCTCTCCAAATGCCGGCTGTCCGGCTTACAAGCGCGCAGGGCCGCCGGCCACTTCCGGCGTGACCCCTTGCGCTTCCATCGGGCCCGGCCGGTGCCGGACCGTATCCCCCGGGGGCCGGGGAAATCCTGACCTCCGAGCCCGGCGCCGGCAGGCGGGCGGACCGGAAGTGGAAAACAGCCTTGAAAAACACCCATGGACGTTATCGCAAGTTCCGGACCATTTCAAGCGATTTACGCTCCCCGGGCGGTGTCCGAACCTGGCAATAGGGGCCTTTGCGGGGACCGAATGGCCTGATCGGGCTTGGTCCCGCGGCACCCAGCGGTTATGCTCCCCGGCAACCGGAGGATTCGTGTGCTGAAGTTCCTGCTGTGGTGCATCCTGTTCGTCCTGTGCTGGCCGGTGGCCGTGCTGGGACTGTTCCTTTATCCTCTGGTTTGGTTGCTGCTGATCCCGTTCCGGCTCGTCGGCATCACTGTCGGAGCCGTGTTGGCTCTGTTCAAGGCCATCATCACCCTGCCTGCCCGCATCCTGGGGCAGCGTCCCGTCAAATAGGCAGGACGCAACCACCAACATCGGCGTTCGACCGAGGAGATAGCATGACGGAGTCGCCGCGCCTGCGCGCGATGATCGATAAGGCCACCCTGTCGCGGGAGATCGCGCCTTTCGGCCGGTCGGACGCGCGCAAGGGGATCTGGCAGATGGTCAACACGCTGGTCCCCTACCTGTCGCTCCTGGCCTTCATGGTCTACACGCGCCTGCAGGGCTGGCCCTACCTGGTGACGTTGATCCTGGCGCTGCCGACCGCCGCATTGATGATGCGCGTCTTCATCTTCTTCCACGACTGCTGCCATGACTCGTTCTTCGCGTCGCGCCGGGCCAACCGCATCGTGGGCACCATCACCGGCATCCTGACCTTTACGCCGTTCGACGACTGGAAGTACTCGCACATCAAGCACCATACGACCGCCGGCGACCTGGACAACCGCGGCACGGGCGATGTCTGGACGATGACGGTGGAGGAGTATCTGGCCTCGTCGCGCCGCAAGCGCCTCGGCTACCGGCTCGTGCGCAATCCGTTCTTCCTGTTGCTGATCGTCCCGTTCTACCT
The sequence above is drawn from the bacterium genome and encodes:
- a CDS encoding response regulator — encoded protein: MKLDFNASLSRRLSLIATLPVIIAMTLVALIVTVDQARREQTRLRDQQQSVASIVAANCAASLVFDDREFARGSLASLRVLPQVVGARLYDADGRSFAAFGEVTRTPVQFAGETGVASDEPTMVSAPVVWQGERVGTIVVMGSLDAHHRQQTAYAAVIGLGCLLVTLAAVVLVHRLQRRITGPLSDLAVVARRVSHEQDFTLRAPPAADRELSVLVDAFNEMLDQIRERTVAKEKADAANQAKSDFLANMSHEIRTPMNGVLGMTGVLLDTPLTAEQREYASIIFNSGQSLMAIINDILDFSKIEAGKLEIETHPLRMSTLVSEVAELMRASAEAKGLAIVVELETGGVDDVVGDAGRIRQIVTNLLNNAIKFTERGRVRITASGRALGDGTAHWDIAIVDTGIGISADRLPELFSRFTQADTSTTRRYGGTGLGLAICRQLAGLMGGSVAATSRVGEGSTFRLQLTLPVAESSQLVEPAAAPPAATVEALAGLRVLLAEDNVFNQKVAQMTLGRFGCRVDTVANGAEAVRMAQDFVYDVILMDCQMPEMDGYAATGLIRRSDGTAATVPIIAMTAHAMPGDRERCLSAGMDDYLSKPVRAEDLRDALLRWAGSRRQPAHS
- a CDS encoding YfiR family protein, which encodes MVRTRSIAAVMALALAVTSVPALPSEPVTPEAQIKAGIVFNLALTTSWPEGSLPPTNFVIGVIGHDASDPSLTGLAGKELRRRSLVLRDPMSAAAATEAQIVYISRSRQADIRSVLDSLAGHPLLTVSDVDGFCEAGGMVQLRRDRNRIQLRVNREAAERAGLRFSSQLLKVAEIVEGGD
- a CDS encoding HNH nuclease family protein, with product MSLGGSYRRGGKKRGPAKAPTPEEIAKRLKELKSLASPRSNYRELSLAMHGMICAKCAREFTEKDRHLLTVHHKDGNDRNNPADGSNWENLCVYCHEDEHSRQRLADYLSGD
- a CDS encoding TonB-dependent receptor; the encoded protein is MSRPGSAIGAPALLLCALAATAPASAQPSTVSGTATDYTEFDLGQLTDMDVVYGASSYDQKITDAPAAVTVITAEEIAAHGYRTLGEVLASVRGFHVTNDRSYDYIGVRGFGRPGDYNTRVLVLHDGHTANDIIYGTASAGAELAVDLAMVKRIEVIRGPGSALYGAGAFFAVINLVTWDGDEWDATEAGIEYGSRQRQGVRAAWGGQVGDKGSLLLAADGFRTDGDDIHFAEYDDPSTNNGLSVDGDREEAGHVFAKYRRGGIQLTANWMRRDKRIPTGEWGMIFDDDGAMIRDERTAVDLSGSHPLSDAAAVRARIAYDDYECTGDYPLDNAAEGQPEERQVQHEVARGRWWSGEIQWNAHLKSHRLVAGVDARRSAAASQSSVIVEPFESLLDQEHLHENFGVYVQDEWAPSGRVSVYLGLRHDAYRSFGGTLSPRCGLVAHLDELTTVKLLYGEAFRSPNAYELYYGDGLSQKGNPDLEPERIHTWEAVGERDLGDHVRLGLSVFDNRIEELIEQYIDPVDTLLVFRNAGDARTFGAELDLDARLLPGLRGRLSVSAQRAEDRATGTLLTNAPARLVKLNLSTPRQGKAVAGALEFQHLSRRATLAGNHAPACAVVNLDLTWWTPLRGLQVDLGLDNALDQRYGDPGAEHQLQDVLARAGRRLNARATLRW
- a CDS encoding RNA-binding protein — encoded protein: MKKLYVGNLPFSATEDEISQLFGQHGTVHSVALINDRETGRPRGFGFVEVDDDAIQAMIQALDGKELGGRALRVNEAQDRPRGGGGGGGGGGGGRGGYGGGRGGGGGGGGRW